One window of Oryza brachyantha chromosome 12, ObraRS2, whole genome shotgun sequence genomic DNA carries:
- the LOC102699460 gene encoding ricin B-like lectin R40C1 isoform X4 translates to MLGGQPMRIYCKGDTGLNMAVRGDKVLLVPADSNDESQWIQDYDAVGRVADEQGRRAFALVNVRTKQAAVLLDERSNRLEMARYAGGDGGGGGGVVKLSMLWSLGARLPGGYCEVRLLRDISRTLNGINGHVREGTVVGIYNSEPDSVHAIWKFDPINK, encoded by the exons ATGCTAGGGGGACAGCCGATGAGGATATACTGCAAGGGGGATACAGGCTTGAACATGGCCGTCCGTGGCGACAAGGTGCTTCTCGTCCCTGCCGATTCCAACGACGAGTCTCAG TGGATCCAGGACTACGACGCCGTGGGGAGAGTGGCGGATGAGCAGGGGCGCAGGGCGTTCGCCCTCGTGAACGTCCGCACCAAGCAGGCCGCCGTGCTGCTCGACGAAAGGAGCAACCGGCTGGAGATGGCTCGctacgccggcggcgatggcggcggcggcggcggcgtcgtgaaGCTGTCGATGCTGTGGTCGCTGGGCGCGCGGCTCCCCGGCGGCTACTGCGAGGTGAGGCTGCTCAGGGACATCTCCAGGACTCTCAACGGCATCAACGGACATGTCAGGGAAGGCACAGTCGTAGGCATATATAATTCGGAGCCGGACTCTGTTCATGCCATTTGGAAGTTTGATCCCATCAACAAGTGA
- the LOC102699460 gene encoding ricin B-like lectin R40C1 isoform X3, whose amino-acid sequence MLGGQPMRIYCKGDTGLNMAVRGDKVLLVPADSNDESQQWIQDYDAVGRVADEQGRRAFALVNVRTKQAAVLLDERSNRLEMARYAGGDGGGGGGVVKLSMLWSLGARLPGGYCEVRLLRDISRTLNGINGHVREGTVVGIYNSEPDSVHAIWKFDPINK is encoded by the exons ATGCTAGGGGGACAGCCGATGAGGATATACTGCAAGGGGGATACAGGCTTGAACATGGCCGTCCGTGGCGACAAGGTGCTTCTCGTCCCTGCCGATTCCAACGACGAGTCTCAG CAGTGGATCCAGGACTACGACGCCGTGGGGAGAGTGGCGGATGAGCAGGGGCGCAGGGCGTTCGCCCTCGTGAACGTCCGCACCAAGCAGGCCGCCGTGCTGCTCGACGAAAGGAGCAACCGGCTGGAGATGGCTCGctacgccggcggcgatggcggcggcggcggcggcgtcgtgaaGCTGTCGATGCTGTGGTCGCTGGGCGCGCGGCTCCCCGGCGGCTACTGCGAGGTGAGGCTGCTCAGGGACATCTCCAGGACTCTCAACGGCATCAACGGACATGTCAGGGAAGGCACAGTCGTAGGCATATATAATTCGGAGCCGGACTCTGTTCATGCCATTTGGAAGTTTGATCCCATCAACAAGTGA
- the LOC102699460 gene encoding ricin B-like lectin R40C1 isoform X2 — translation MLGGQPMRIYCKGDTGLNMAVRGDKVLLVPADSNDESQESDAVGKLTDDEERPAFALVNRTTGQAIVADRSKQLGLAPYSGHVAVEVPMLWSLGRPLAAGDDDDGGGFREIRMLRDVRYTLNGINGHVKPGTVVGIYTSEPASVHAVWKIAPVDLLEPRIS, via the exons ATGCTAGGGGGACAGCCGATGAGGATATACTGCAAGGGGGATACAGGCTTGAACATGGCCGTCCGTGGCGACAAGGTGCTTCTCGTCCCTGCCGATTCCAACGACGAGTCTCAG GAGAGCGACGCCGTGGGGAAGCTgaccgacgacgaggagcggcCGGCGTTCGCGCTGGTGAACAGAACCACGGGGCAGGCCATCGTCGCGGATAGAAGCAAGCAGCTCGGGCTGGCTCCCTACAGCGGCCATGTCGCCGTCGAGGTCCCGATGCTCTGGTCGCTGGGCCGCccactcgccgccggcgacgacgacgacggcggcgggttcAGGGAGATCAGAATGCTCAGGGACGTCAGGTACACCCTCAACGGCATCAACGGCCATGTCAAGCCGGGCACCGTCGTCGGGATCTACACGTCGGAGCCAGCTTCTGTTCATGCCGTCTGGAAGATTGCTCCCGTCGACCTCCTAGAGCCGCGGATCAGCTAG
- the LOC102699460 gene encoding ricin B-like lectin R40C1 isoform X1 codes for MLGGQPMRIYCKGDTGLNMAVRGDKVLLVPADSNDESQHWFQESDAVGKLTDDEERPAFALVNRTTGQAIVADRSKQLGLAPYSGHVAVEVPMLWSLGRPLAAGDDDDGGGFREIRMLRDVRYTLNGINGHVKPGTVVGIYTSEPASVHAVWKIAPVDLLEPRIS; via the exons ATGCTAGGGGGACAGCCGATGAGGATATACTGCAAGGGGGATACAGGCTTGAACATGGCCGTCCGTGGCGACAAGGTGCTTCTCGTCCCTGCCGATTCCAACGACGAGTCTCAG CACTGGTTCCAGGAGAGCGACGCCGTGGGGAAGCTgaccgacgacgaggagcggcCGGCGTTCGCGCTGGTGAACAGAACCACGGGGCAGGCCATCGTCGCGGATAGAAGCAAGCAGCTCGGGCTGGCTCCCTACAGCGGCCATGTCGCCGTCGAGGTCCCGATGCTCTGGTCGCTGGGCCGCccactcgccgccggcgacgacgacgacggcggcgggttcAGGGAGATCAGAATGCTCAGGGACGTCAGGTACACCCTCAACGGCATCAACGGCCATGTCAAGCCGGGCACCGTCGTCGGGATCTACACGTCGGAGCCAGCTTCTGTTCATGCCGTCTGGAAGATTGCTCCCGTCGACCTCCTAGAGCCGCGGATCAGCTAG
- the LOC102699739 gene encoding uncharacterized protein LOC102699739 yields the protein MEQHLSVENATRAATAWAASPVGLLLRAEALVTASCALLATLVLLGSGRRTSRSAAFRFVVWLALVLSYPAVSYTIGLMQSGSFRNDMVVVWACFLLGCADGIAACSVDGSDQQARTMISQATQVFYVMLLLLSYLTSLEARLKVLLSLLWLLNVTKLGLRLWSLLAAGRDRVLTADNWLISKYMAHENVSSVWDFDPATMKGYRYVVTGDDKKNVEYQYGAGEYKVEFRDDDLVTVEKAWEQHDGSLLSEDGKLRDLCLSFALFKLLRRRLNGSPLHEPGDIRTMVFVRRGLAGGDSCDDHERMYRVIEVELGFLYDFYYARYPSPKQTLIPETATFMAAAALSLSTLFSPALLHHHRPPGGSVDYTTTSLDIWLARLVITLFLLLELFQYLSLVLSDWHKVKMLCRYVRHRPWWRRHRILEMLLWLACRATLTRSYWSNSVGQYSLLHACHHSESSCLLTRVPLHRWVKDRLIATRSVTRRSLPAAAKRQIHRLLRSEWLSNVKYGDRTLQRNDLLQELDWSTSRYEFGAMGSILVWHIATAICGDDDDHLSKTRPRTTDNTIVADRREVATVLSNYCAYLLFQAPELVTDEVHDERLLMEAVQEGIQNHLRRHKGHHHRRRDTAATMFAGLREFVRSDEANYAGECVLADGIRLGHQLLSGMPDEAARWSVLAEMWVELLLTVAPSENVAGHVKRLATGGELVTHLWALLTHGGMIKRPAKPFYGSC from the coding sequence ATGGAGCAGCACCTGTCCGTAGAGAAcgccacccgcgccgccacggcgTGGGCGGCCAGCCCGGTGGGTCTCCTGCTCCGCGCGGAGGCGCTGGTGACGGCCAGCTGCGCCCTCCTCGCCACGCTCGTCCTCCTCGGCTCCGGCCGCCGCACCAGCCGCAGCGCCGCCTTCCGCTTCGTGGTGTGGCTCGCGCTGGTGCTGAGCTACCCGGCGGTGTCCTACACCATCGGGCTGATGCAGTCCGGCTCCTTCCGCAACGACATGGTGGTTGTGTGGGCCTGCTTTCTGCTCGGCTGCGCCGACGGCATCGCCGCCTGCAGCGTCGACGGCTCCGACCAGCAGGCCCGCACCATGATCAGCCAGGCCACGCAGGTGTTCTACGtcatgctcctcctcctctcctacCTCACTTCTCTCGAGGCCCGGCTCAAGGTGCTCCTCTCGCTGCTCTGGCTGCTCAACGTCACCAAGCTTGGGTTGCGGCTATGGAGccttctcgccgccggccgcgaccGCGTCCTCACCGCCGACAACTGGCTCATCTCCAAGTACATGGCTCACGAGAACGTCAGCAGCGTCTGGGACTTCGACCCGGCCACCATGAAGGGCTACAGGTACGTggtcaccggcgacgacaagAAGAACGTGGAGTATCAgtacggcgccggcgagtACAAGGTGGAGTTCAGGGACGACGACCTCGTCACCGTCGAGAAAGCGTGGGAGCAGCACGACGGGAGCCTACTCAGCGAGGACGGCAAGCTCAGGGATCTGTGCCTCTCCTTCGCCCTGTTCAAGCTCCTCCGGCGACGCCTCAACGGGAGCCCGCTCCACGAGCCTGGCGACATCAGAACGATGGTGTTCGTCCGGAgggggctcgccggcggcgactcgTGCGACGACCACGAGAGGATGTACCGTGTCATCGAGGTGGAGCTCGGCTTCCTCTACGACTTCTACTACGCGAGGTACCCGTCGCCCAAGCAGACCCTCATCCCGGAGACGGCCACTTtcatggcggccgccgcgctgaGCCTTTCCACCCTCTTCTCCCCGGCATTGCTGCACCACCACCGTCCTCCGGGCGGATCCGTCGACTACACCACCACCAGCCTCGACATCTGGCTGGCTAGGTTGGTGATCACCCTGTTCCTTCTGCTCGAGCTCTTCCAGTACCTGTCGCTCGTCTTGTCCGACTGGCACAAGGTGAAGATGCTGTGCCGCTATGTGCGCCACCGGCCATGGTGGCGGCGCCACCGGATCTTGGAGATGCTCCTATGGCTGGCATGCCGCGCCACGCTGACGCGCAGCTACTGGAGCAACTCGGTGGGGCAGTACTCGCTGCTCCACGCCTGCCACCACAGCGAGAGCTCCTGCCTCCTCACGCGCGTGCCACTCCACAGGTGGGTCAAGGACCGGCTGATCGCGACGAGGTCGGTGACGCGGCGGAgcctcccggcggcggcgaagcgccAGATCCACCGGCTGCTCCGGTCGGAGTGGCTGTCCAACGTCAAGTACGGCGACCGCACGCTGCAGAGGAACGACCTGCTGCAGGAGCTCGACTGGTCCACCTCCAGGTACGAGTTCGGCGCCATGGGCAGCATCCTGGTCTGGCACATCGCCACCGCGAtctgcggcgacgacgacgaccacctgTCCAAGACACGGCCACGTACTACTGACAACACCATCGTCGCCGACCGCCGCGAGGTGGCCACCGTGCTTTCCAACTACTGCGCTTACCTGCTGTTCCAGGCGCCGGAGCTGGTGACGGACGAGGTCCACGACGAGCGGCTGCTGATGGAGGCCGTGCAGGAGGGAATCCAGAACCACCTCCGGCGACACAAgggtcaccaccaccgccgtcgtgacaccgccgccaccatgtTCGCCGGCCTGCGCGAGTTCGTGCGCAGCGACGAGGCCAACTACGCCGGAGAGTGCGTCCTGGCCGACGGCATAAGGCTGGGGCACCAGCTGCTCTCGGGCATGCccgacgaggcggcgcggtggagCGTGCTCGCCGAGATGTGGGTGGAGCTCCTGCTGACGGTCGCGCCGTCGGAGAACGTGGCGGGCCACGTCAAGAGGctggccaccggcggcgagctcgtcaCGCACCTCTGGGCTTTGCTGACGCACGGTGGGATGATCAAAAGGCCCGCCAAACCGTTCTATGGCTCATGCTGA
- the LOC102700013 gene encoding uncharacterized protein LOC102700013 — protein sequence MSESMAATGRMSSMELEPKTLTLDQLNFAREAALYVLSTKPAEEAIRIFTDGLKPVQLAGAGNVRKGSATTVAADSSSDDDLDIGWFGHSGKAYCRHHGRRSSTAVERDIATAPF from the exons ATGTCGGAgagcatggcggcgacggggaggaTGTCGTCGATGGAGCTGGAGCCCAAGACGCTCACCCTCGACCAGCTCAACTTCGCCAGG gaggcggcgctgTACGTGCTGAGCACCaagccggcggaggaggcgatcCGGATCTTCACCGACGGCCTCAAGCCGGtgcagctcgccggcgccggcaacgTCAGGAAGGGCTccgcgacgacggtggcggcagACTCGTCGTCGGACGACGACCTCGACATCGGCTGGTTCGGCCACTCCGGCAAGGCCTACTGCCGCCACCACGGCCGCCGTTCTTCCACCGCCGTCGAAAGGGACATCGCCACCGCGCCCTTCTAG